One Desulforhopalus sp. DNA segment encodes these proteins:
- a CDS encoding VWA domain-containing protein, with protein MDFSQPFWILVGLGVCFGLVLYFRSQERQRQAALEKFVAHQLIGRLTGNISPTRRLIKKSLIVLAVLFCFVALARPQFGHHWVEVQRKGIDLLFALDTSKSMLAEDIKPNRLQRATLAIQDFVRKGEGDRVGLMPFAGTAYLMCPLTIDYEAFIDSLTAVNTDLIPLGGTNIAAVIERAGQTLKNAANHKILIILTDGENLQGDALQAAETAAKDGLTIYTVGVGTSQGELIPIKGDKGQGFITDTAGNFVTSKLDAASLGQIAEKTGGIYVPLGSAGEGLETIYQKKLSLIPKDTMAERRHKVPIERFEWPLAMAALLLLIERLIGERKVNLSLPLLPWAKTLIHRFKGRSKVTALILLMVASFPGNGYASSGEDAYMRGDYLQASEYFQKRLAKKPDDPQLQYNYGTAAYKNNLYDEAIAAFTSALKSDRLDLQKKAYYNRGNSHYQKGAELRQADPKATANHWRQALNSFNSALELDPADADAKYNQGIVTKQLEELEQQLKQQEQEKQQQPKGQDDQKKLDDQQGQTKDDTSGDGQENDQGGGQASAGEQQPEKSAGEDQVKPGEQQAEEQAGQKDSGDSQEQKEQQAEAAAAQEDKDKAEATMRQQLGKMTKEEAERLLNALKNEEGNLNFVPSGQKKAQDKIDKDW; from the coding sequence ATGGATTTTTCGCAACCTTTCTGGATTCTTGTTGGTCTTGGCGTCTGTTTTGGTTTGGTGCTTTACTTTCGCTCCCAGGAAAGGCAGCGCCAGGCCGCCCTGGAGAAATTTGTAGCCCACCAGCTCATCGGGCGGCTCACCGGCAATATCTCGCCGACCAGGCGCTTGATCAAGAAATCGCTCATTGTCCTGGCGGTGCTGTTCTGCTTTGTCGCCCTGGCCAGGCCACAGTTCGGCCACCACTGGGTTGAGGTGCAACGCAAAGGGATCGACCTGCTGTTTGCCCTCGACACCTCAAAAAGTATGCTCGCCGAAGATATCAAACCCAACCGTCTACAGCGGGCGACACTGGCAATCCAGGACTTCGTCCGGAAAGGAGAAGGCGACCGGGTGGGCCTTATGCCTTTCGCCGGCACCGCCTACCTGATGTGTCCACTGACCATCGATTATGAGGCCTTCATCGATTCTCTGACTGCCGTTAATACCGATCTCATTCCGCTTGGCGGCACCAATATTGCCGCGGTCATCGAACGGGCCGGGCAGACCCTCAAGAACGCAGCAAACCATAAAATCCTCATTATCCTCACCGACGGTGAAAATCTGCAGGGTGATGCCCTGCAGGCCGCGGAGACGGCTGCAAAAGATGGTTTGACAATCTACACCGTCGGCGTCGGCACCAGCCAGGGAGAGCTTATCCCTATCAAAGGCGACAAAGGCCAGGGCTTTATCACAGATACCGCTGGCAATTTCGTTACCTCAAAACTCGACGCGGCAAGCCTCGGCCAGATCGCCGAAAAGACCGGCGGCATTTATGTCCCTTTAGGGTCAGCGGGCGAAGGCCTGGAGACGATTTATCAAAAGAAACTCTCCCTCATCCCCAAAGATACCATGGCCGAGCGCCGCCATAAGGTGCCGATCGAGCGATTTGAATGGCCGCTGGCGATGGCCGCCCTCTTGCTCCTCATCGAGCGGCTTATCGGTGAAAGGAAGGTGAACCTGTCGCTGCCCCTCCTTCCCTGGGCCAAGACACTCATCCACAGATTCAAAGGGCGGAGTAAGGTGACGGCCCTCATTCTTCTGATGGTGGCGAGTTTTCCCGGCAACGGCTACGCTTCAAGCGGTGAGGATGCCTACATGCGCGGTGACTATCTGCAGGCCTCGGAATACTTTCAAAAGAGACTGGCAAAAAAACCCGACGATCCCCAGTTGCAGTACAATTACGGTACGGCCGCCTACAAGAACAACCTCTATGACGAGGCCATTGCCGCCTTTACCAGTGCCCTGAAAAGCGACCGCCTCGACCTCCAGAAAAAGGCCTATTATAACCGGGGCAACAGCCACTATCAAAAAGGCGCGGAGCTGCGCCAAGCCGACCCCAAGGCGACCGCAAACCACTGGCGGCAGGCCCTGAACTCCTTTAATTCGGCGCTGGAACTTGACCCGGCCGATGCCGATGCCAAATATAACCAAGGAATCGTCACCAAACAGCTGGAGGAACTGGAGCAGCAACTCAAACAACAAGAACAGGAAAAACAGCAACAGCCAAAGGGTCAGGACGATCAGAAAAAGCTGGACGACCAGCAAGGACAAACCAAAGACGACACATCGGGCGACGGGCAGGAAAACGACCAGGGTGGCGGCCAGGCTTCTGCCGGGGAGCAACAGCCGGAAAAATCGGCGGGTGAAGATCAGGTCAAACCGGGTGAGCAACAAGCGGAGGAACAGGCCGGGCAAAAAGACAGCGGCGATTCCCAGGAACAAAAGGAACAACAGGCTGAGGCCGCTGCAGCCCAGGAAGACAAGGACAAGGCCGAGGCGACCATGCGCCAGCAGCTCGGCAAAATGACCAAGGAAGAAGCGGAACGGCTGCTCAACGCCCTGAAAAATGAAGAAGGCAACCTGAATTTTGTACCTTCAGGGCAGAAGAAAGCTCAAGACAAAATCGACAAGGACTGGTAA
- a CDS encoding DUF58 domain-containing protein: MTMDVKLTKEILKKVRQIEVRTKRLVNDSLAGSYHSVFKGRGMNFDEVREYVPGDDIRSIDWNVTARTGIPHIKKFTEERELTIMLMIDISGSGDFGSAKSSKRELMAELGSVLAFSAVRNNDKVGLVLFTDVVELYIPPKKGRGHILRLIREILYFQGQGRKTDLAAPLDFTNRVIKRKCVAFLISDFCLPGDFDTALQELRPKLQISNRRHDLISVIVSDPREFELPDVGWLTLEDAESGQQVELNTSDAMVRSRYSDMARERQKNLQKVIRAIGIDLLDLLTDTSYLPPLLNFFKARQGRML; this comes from the coding sequence ATGACCATGGATGTCAAACTCACCAAAGAGATCCTGAAAAAGGTCCGGCAGATCGAGGTGCGCACCAAGCGCCTGGTCAACGACAGCCTAGCCGGCAGCTACCACTCGGTCTTCAAGGGCCGCGGCATGAACTTTGACGAGGTCCGCGAATACGTGCCCGGCGATGATATCCGCAGCATCGACTGGAACGTCACCGCCCGGACCGGCATCCCCCATATCAAGAAATTTACCGAGGAGCGCGAGCTGACCATCATGCTGATGATCGATATCAGCGGCTCCGGCGACTTCGGTTCGGCCAAGAGCTCCAAGCGCGAACTCATGGCGGAACTGGGTTCGGTGCTGGCCTTTTCAGCGGTACGCAACAACGACAAGGTCGGTCTGGTACTGTTTACCGACGTGGTCGAGCTGTATATCCCGCCCAAAAAAGGCCGCGGCCATATCCTTCGCCTGATCCGGGAGATCCTTTATTTCCAGGGCCAGGGCCGGAAAACCGATCTGGCGGCACCGCTTGATTTCACCAACCGGGTCATCAAGAGAAAATGCGTTGCCTTTCTCATCTCCGACTTTTGCCTGCCGGGCGATTTCGATACCGCCCTGCAGGAACTGCGGCCGAAGCTGCAGATCAGCAACCGCCGCCACGACCTGATCAGCGTTATCGTCTCCGACCCCCGGGAGTTCGAACTTCCCGATGTCGGCTGGCTGACCCTGGAGGATGCCGAGAGCGGCCAACAGGTCGAGCTGAACACCTCGGACGCCATGGTCAGGAGCCGCTATAGCGATATGGCCCGGGAACGGCAAAAAAACCTGCAAAAGGTCATCCGGGCAATCGGCATCGACCTGCTCGACCTTTTGACCGATACCTCATATCTGCCGCCGCTCCTCAATTTCTTTAAGGCCCGCCAGGGGAGGATGTTATGA
- a CDS encoding DUF4381 family protein, whose translation MKRLPIALLPCLVLLKAHTGLAADQGEESLTLQNNKSQQIQNKNDILHDIQGPVPTSEYPPYLVETALVLLVLLAIGLLYFFLKRRKKPQPPPIPPWDTALSELTEAGQLMSAGQGLLYMDKVAQILRRYIESRFAIFSTRQTTREFFLGLEDSGPPSLLAYRSELRACLEQADMAKFAHLLPELQHMQGMEQAVRTFITSTRPELPTGGGRQ comes from the coding sequence ATGAAAAGGCTGCCGATCGCCCTGCTCCCCTGCTTAGTTCTTCTCAAGGCTCACACCGGCCTGGCCGCAGACCAGGGCGAAGAATCCCTGACCCTGCAAAACAACAAAAGCCAACAGATACAAAATAAAAACGATATATTACACGATATTCAAGGCCCTGTCCCAACCTCCGAATACCCTCCGTATCTGGTGGAAACGGCACTAGTGCTGCTCGTCCTCCTGGCCATCGGCCTGCTCTATTTTTTCCTGAAGAGGCGGAAAAAGCCACAGCCGCCGCCCATACCCCCGTGGGATACAGCCCTTAGCGAACTGACCGAGGCTGGGCAGCTGATGAGCGCCGGCCAAGGCCTTTTGTATATGGACAAGGTTGCGCAAATCCTCCGCCGCTACATCGAATCGCGTTTTGCCATTTTCTCCACCCGACAGACGACGCGGGAGTTTTTCCTCGGCCTGGAGGACAGTGGCCCGCCATCGCTGCTTGCATACCGGTCGGAATTACGGGCCTGTCTGGAGCAGGCGGATATGGCAAAATTTGCCCATCTTCTTCCGGAGTTACAGCATATGCAGGGGATGGAGCAGGCGGTGCGGACCTTTATCACCAGCACCCGCCCGGAGCTTCCGACCGGAGGAGGTCGGCAATGA
- a CDS encoding MoxR family ATPase gives MFDKSPPVINLPGPSGGEGSATSADVYTSIQKINEAVSRSSAWIAPLRYELAKVIIGQEHLIERLLISLLSGGHILLEGLPGLAKTLAVKTLAAAIQTDFRRIQFTPDMLPADIIGTEIYNPRETSFEVKKGPIFSSLILADEINRAPAKVQSALLEAMQEKQVTIGDQSFALPELFLVLATQNPIEQEGTYPLPEAQVDRFMLKVVVGYPSRAEERRILDNFERTDAEITVAPVAAPEDILAARKVVNGIYMDGKIKDYIVSLVYATREPKHYQLELEEYIETGASPRATINLKVVARCLAFLAGRGYVTPDDVKAAALDVMRHRLRISYEAEAEGISSEDIIRKILDTVPVP, from the coding sequence ATGTTCGACAAATCCCCCCCCGTTATCAACCTGCCCGGCCCGTCTGGTGGCGAGGGTTCTGCGACCTCTGCCGATGTCTATACCTCTATTCAGAAAATCAATGAGGCAGTCAGCCGCAGTTCCGCATGGATCGCGCCGCTGCGCTACGAACTGGCGAAGGTGATCATCGGCCAGGAACATCTCATTGAGCGGCTATTGATCAGTCTGCTGTCCGGCGGCCATATCCTCCTGGAGGGCCTGCCGGGACTTGCCAAGACCTTGGCGGTAAAGACCCTGGCGGCTGCTATCCAGACCGATTTTCGGCGCATTCAGTTCACTCCGGACATGCTGCCCGCCGACATCATTGGCACGGAGATTTACAATCCCCGGGAAACCAGTTTCGAGGTGAAAAAGGGCCCGATCTTTTCCTCCCTCATCCTCGCCGATGAAATCAACCGGGCGCCGGCCAAGGTGCAGTCGGCCCTCCTTGAGGCCATGCAGGAAAAGCAGGTGACCATCGGCGACCAGAGTTTTGCCCTGCCCGAGCTGTTTCTGGTGCTCGCCACCCAAAACCCCATCGAGCAGGAAGGCACCTATCCGCTGCCGGAGGCCCAGGTCGACCGGTTCATGCTCAAGGTCGTCGTCGGCTATCCGAGCCGCGCCGAGGAACGGCGGATCCTTGACAACTTCGAGCGCACCGACGCGGAGATTACGGTAGCCCCGGTCGCCGCCCCTGAGGACATCCTGGCGGCACGAAAGGTCGTCAACGGCATCTATATGGACGGCAAGATCAAGGACTACATCGTCTCTTTAGTCTATGCCACCCGCGAACCGAAACATTATCAGCTAGAGCTGGAGGAGTACATTGAAACCGGCGCCTCGCCGCGGGCGACCATCAACCTCAAGGTGGTGGCGCGCTGCCTGGCCTTTCTTGCCGGGCGCGGCTACGTCACCCCGGACGATGTGAAGGCGGCGGCCCTCGACGTCATGCGCCATCGCCTGCGCATTAGTTACGAGGCCGAGGCCGAGGGCATCAGCAGCGAGGATATCATCCGCAAGATTCTCGATACGGTACCGGTCCCTTAA
- a CDS encoding GNAT family N-acetyltransferase, with protein sequence MPQLYLQEYAKNLAGRRVCIACREGILRDHFTEIVDDLKFLVRKKIHTSLFHNLPNRVANQRLLKELEKKLPESNVVRVNPEIDFYQAVLSHPDTMAKLIFLERRYLIDKKGNKINALTTTRLRESLADFGDFIANVNFRDTMNRICEKIEKGVCERVHILPAGKDTIKHELFTVEGTGTMIANNFTEEFRRVQTDEEVAIVYRILTSYKRAGFLKPRSKEYLSRNRRHFFVTAIDGIVVGCVEQKIVDSETVELGALAISTRFRNQRVGVYTVTAFLHEMLAEGYSRFISLTGNPRLQELLRQLGFVQESRSEYQRRQSESPGVPMFFRAAKKGELAPPKF encoded by the coding sequence ATGCCGCAACTGTATCTCCAGGAATACGCAAAGAATTTGGCCGGTCGCCGGGTATGCATCGCCTGCCGAGAGGGAATCCTGCGGGATCATTTCACCGAGATTGTCGACGATCTGAAGTTTCTGGTGCGCAAGAAAATCCATACCAGCCTGTTTCACAACCTGCCCAATCGCGTTGCCAACCAACGGCTTTTGAAGGAACTCGAAAAAAAACTGCCAGAATCAAATGTCGTCAGGGTCAATCCGGAGATCGATTTCTACCAGGCGGTACTCAGCCATCCCGACACCATGGCCAAATTGATCTTTCTCGAACGCCGCTACCTTATCGACAAAAAAGGCAATAAAATTAATGCTCTCACCACGACGCGGCTGCGCGAGTCCCTTGCCGACTTTGGTGATTTCATCGCCAATGTCAATTTCCGGGACACCATGAACCGGATCTGCGAGAAGATCGAGAAAGGTGTCTGTGAGCGGGTGCATATCCTGCCGGCCGGCAAGGACACCATCAAGCACGAGCTGTTTACCGTGGAAGGCACCGGGACGATGATTGCCAACAACTTTACCGAGGAATTCCGGAGGGTTCAAACCGATGAGGAGGTGGCCATCGTCTACCGCATTCTTACCAGCTATAAGCGTGCCGGTTTCCTCAAGCCGCGCAGCAAGGAGTACCTAAGCCGCAACCGCCGGCATTTTTTTGTAACCGCCATCGACGGCATCGTTGTTGGCTGTGTCGAGCAGAAGATTGTCGACAGCGAGACGGTGGAACTCGGGGCGCTGGCCATTTCCACGCGTTTTCGCAATCAGCGGGTCGGGGTCTACACGGTTACCGCCTTTCTCCACGAGATGCTTGCCGAGGGCTATAGCCGGTTCATCTCCCTGACCGGCAATCCCCGGTTGCAGGAACTCCTCCGTCAACTCGGCTTTGTCCAAGAAAGTCGCAGCGAGTACCAGCGACGGCAGAGTGAGAGTCCGGGCGTGCCGATGTTTTTCCGCGCAGCAAAAAAAGGCGAGTTGGCCCCACCGAAATTCTGA
- a CDS encoding VWA domain-containing protein, whose amino-acid sequence MRFLHPQLLWLLALLPLLAVLHGQRGAAPALLFSSTSLAATLAGARKARPGSLLLLIRLAVLALLILALARPQQGNTTAEIKASGIDIILAVDVSGSMEAMDFTLDGKSANRLAVVKKVVDEFIDQRPNDRIGLLAFAGRPYLVSPLTLDHDWLRKRLESLSLGMVEDGTAIGSAIGSGINHLRDQKSKSRLLILLTDGINNAGSVPPLVAAEAAETLGIKVYTIGAGTRGEATLPVTDSMGRRRLVRAKVDIDEDTLTKVAEKTGAVYFRATDTASLAKIYDEINTMETTTKTIKKFEEYRELMPFLVAAALLLLGMEIFLARKRLP is encoded by the coding sequence ATGAGATTTCTCCATCCGCAACTGCTGTGGTTACTCGCCTTGCTGCCCCTGTTGGCCGTTCTGCACGGTCAGCGGGGAGCGGCCCCGGCACTGCTGTTTTCCTCAACGTCCCTTGCTGCGACTCTGGCTGGGGCAAGAAAAGCCCGGCCAGGTTCCCTCCTCCTGCTTATTCGCCTGGCCGTGCTTGCCCTCCTGATTCTTGCCCTCGCCAGACCGCAGCAAGGGAATACTACCGCTGAAATAAAGGCCAGCGGCATCGATATCATCCTCGCTGTCGATGTCTCCGGCTCCATGGAGGCCATGGATTTCACCCTCGACGGTAAATCGGCGAACCGTTTGGCGGTAGTTAAAAAGGTAGTGGATGAGTTCATCGACCAGCGCCCCAATGACCGCATCGGCCTGCTCGCCTTCGCCGGCCGGCCCTATCTGGTCAGTCCCTTGACCCTCGATCACGACTGGTTACGCAAGAGGCTGGAATCACTGAGTCTTGGCATGGTCGAGGACGGTACCGCCATTGGCTCGGCGATCGGCAGCGGCATCAACCACCTTCGCGATCAAAAGTCGAAATCGCGCCTGCTCATCCTCCTCACCGACGGCATCAACAACGCCGGAAGCGTGCCGCCGCTGGTTGCCGCCGAGGCCGCCGAGACCCTGGGCATCAAGGTGTATACCATCGGCGCCGGAACACGGGGGGAGGCGACCCTGCCGGTGACCGATTCCATGGGCCGACGCCGGCTGGTCCGGGCCAAGGTCGATATCGATGAGGACACCCTGACCAAGGTCGCTGAAAAGACCGGGGCCGTCTATTTCCGGGCAACCGATACCGCGTCCCTTGCCAAGATCTACGACGAGATCAACACCATGGAAACAACGACCAAGACCATCAAAAAATTCGAGGAGTACCGGGAACTCATGCCCTTCCTGGTGGCCGCCGCCCTGCTGCTGCTCGGCATGGAAATCTTCCTGGCCCGCAAAAGATTGCCGTAA